From the genome of Orcinus orca chromosome 5, mOrcOrc1.1, whole genome shotgun sequence, one region includes:
- the MFN1 gene encoding mitofusin-1 — protein MAETASPLKHFVLAKKTITAIFDQLLEFVTEGSHFVEATYKNPELDQVATEDDLIEIQRYKNKLSIIGEVLSRRHMKVAFFGRTSSGKSSVINAMLWDKVLPSGIGHTTNCFLSVEGTDGDKAYLMTEGSDEKKNVKTVNQLAHALHMDKDLKAGCLVHVFWPKAKCALLRDDLVLVDSPGTDVTTELDSWIDKFCLDADVFVLVANSESTLMNTEKQFFHKVNERLSKPNIFILNNRWDASASEPEYMEDVRRQHMERCLHFLVEELKVVDPLEARNRIFFVSAKEVLSARKHKAQGMPEGGGALAEGFQARLQEFQNFEQIFEECISQSAVKTKFEQHTIRAKQILETVKNIMDSINVAAAEKRVYSIEEREDQIDRLDFIRNQMNLLTLDVKKKIREVTEEVANKVSCAMTDEICRLSVLVDEFCSEFHPTPSVLKVYKNELNKHIEDGMGRNLADRCTNEVNASMLQSQQEIIENLKPLLPSGIQNKLHTLIPCKKFDLSYDLNCHKLCSDFQEDIVFHFSLGWSSLVHRFLGPTNAQRVLLGLSEPIFQLPRSLASTPTAPTNPATPDNASQEELMVTLITALASLTSRTSMGIIVVGGVIWKTVGWKLISVSLSMYGALYLYERLTWTTRAKERAFKQQFVNYATEKLQLIVSFTSANCSHQVQQEMATTFARLCQQVDITQRHLEEEIARLSKEIDQLEKIQNNSKRLRNKAVQLENELENFTKQFLHSSDEEES, from the exons ATGGCAGAAACTGCTTCTCCACTGAAGCACTTTGTGCTGGCTAAGAAGACAATTACAGCAATCTTTGACCAGTTACTGGAGTTTGTTACTGAAGGATCACATTTTGTTGAAG CAACATACAAGAATCCAGAACTTGACCAAGTAGCTACTGAGGATGATCTGATAGAAATACAGAGGTATAAAAATAAGCTTTCCATCATTGGTGAGGTGCTATCTCGGAGACATATGAAAGTGGCATTTTTTGGCAG GACAAGCAGTGGGAAGAGCTCTGTTATCAATGCCATGTTGTGGGATAAAGTCCTCCCTAGTGGAATTGGCCATACAACCAATTGCTTCCTGAGTGTTGAAGGAACGGATGGAGATAAAGCCTATCTCATGACAGAAGGGTcagatgaaaaaaagaatgtaaag ACAGTTAATCAGCTGGCCCATGCCCTTCATATGGACAAAGATTTGAAAGCTGGCTGTCTTGTACATGTGTTTTGGCCAAAGGCAAAATGTGCCCTCTTGAGAGATGACCTGGTTTTAGTGGATAG TCCAGGTACAGATGTCACTACAGAGCTGGATAGCTGGATTGATAAGTTTTGCTTAGATGCTGATGTCTTCGTTTTGGTTGCAAACTCTGAATCAACTCTAATGAATACG gaaaaacagtTTTTTCACAAGGTAAATGAGCGACTTTCCAAGcctaatatttttattctgaataaTCGTTGGGATGCCTCTGCATCAGAGCCAGAATATATGGAAGat GTACGCAGacagcacatggaaagatgcctACATTTCTTGGTGGAGGAGCTCAAAGTTGTGGATCCTTTAGAAGCACGGAATCgtatcttttttgtttctgcAAAGGAAGTTCTTAGTGCTAGAAAGCACAAAGCCCAGGGGATGCCAGAAGGTG GTGGGGCACTTGCAGAAGGATTTCAGGCGAGATTGCAGGAGTTTCAGAATTTTGAACAAATCTTTGAG GAGTGTATCTCGCAGTCAGCAGTGAAAACAAAGTTTGAACAGCACACTATCAGAGCTAAACAGATACTAGAAACGGTGAAAAACATAATGGATTCAATAAACGTGGCAGCAGCAGAGAAAAG GGTTTATTCAATAGAAGAGAGGGAAGACCAAATTGATAGACTGGACTTTATCCGAAACCAGATGAACCTTTTAACACtggatgttaagaaaaaaatcagggagGTTACAGAGGAGGTTGCAAATAAG gttTCATGTGCAATGACAGATGAAATTTGTCGACTCTCTGTTTTGGTTGATGAATTTTGTTCTGAGTTTCATCCTACTCCAAGTGTATtgaaagtatataaaaat GAGTTAAATAAGCACATAGAAGATGGAATGGGAAGAAATTTGGCTGATCGGTGCACCAATGAAGTCAATGCTTCAATGCTTCAATCCCAGCAAGAAATTATTG AAAATTTGAAGCCATTACTTCCATCTGGTATACAGAATAAACTACATACACTGATTCCTTGCAAGAAATTTGATCTCAGCTATGACCTAAATTGCCACAAGTTATGTTCAGATTTTCAAGAGgatattgtatttcatttttccttgGGCTGGTCCTCCCTTGTCCATCGTTTCTTGGGTCCTACAAATGCTCAGCGGGTGCTTCTAGGATTATCAGAGCCTATCTTTCAg CTTCCCAGATCTTTAGCTTCTACTCCCACTGCTCCTACCAATCCAGCAACACCAGATAATGCGTCACAGGAAGAACTCATGGTTACCTTAATAACAGCATTAGCCTCTCTTACGTCTAGAACTTCTATGGGCATCATTGTTGTTGGAGGAGTG ATTTGGAAAACTGTAGGCTGGAAACTCATATCTGTTTCATTAAGTATGTATGGAGCTTTGTATCTTTATGAAAGGCTGACTTGGACCACCCGTGCCAAAGAGAGAGCCTTTAAACAGCAATTTGTGAATTATGCAACTGAAAAACTGCAGCTGATTGTTAGCTTCACAAGCGCCAACTGCAGCCACCAAGTACAACA ggAAATGGCAACCACTTTTGCTCGCCTGTGCCAACAAGTTGATATTACACAAAGACATCTAGAAGAGGAAATTGCCAGATTATCCAAAGAGATAGATCAACTGGAGAAAATACAGAACAATTCAAAGCGCTTAAG aaataaagctGTTCAACTTGAAAACGAGCTGGAGAATTTTACTAAGCAGTTTCTACATTCAAGCGATGAAGAAGAATCTTAA